From the Pseudomonas putida genome, one window contains:
- a CDS encoding putative bifunctional diguanylate cyclase/phosphodiesterase, producing MKSQPDAASRVAAEVVTQLPVPSRLGMLRFERLNEANWAMLYLDPACDRQFGLPASELCALIDSPYASLMEPEARYRLHDEIQLQLSNRGYYRVRYTLHTQARALRLLEAGEAFKQHNRQLLRGFLTVLDDEDDSDLDTNDLESRNNRLQLALQINQRAQQEQLEHLERVRAQQDLILRLARQRYSAENSLLEAAQLITRSACEIYKVDSASIWHLDDQRLEPISAWLRNEQVHRLPEPIDASRFPDYLEALHASRAIDAHNANHDPRTRELAQSLYADNNAMLDASIRVDGQVVGVLCLEQTGQPRAWQSDEIAFAGELADQFAQVITNHNRRTAASALHLFQRAVEQSASAFLLVNRDGVVEYVNPSFTAITQYSTEEVQGHHLAELPALENLSELLFDSPSSLAMGNSWQGEFKSRRKNLEPYWGQLSISKVYGDNRELTHYIGIYEDVTQTKLAQQRIERLAYTDNLTNLGNRPAFIRKLDERFARDSENPICLLLVDIDNFKRINDSLGHQTGDKLLISLARRLRNSLSANGVLARFASNEFAVLLDDTSLEDGQGVALQLLRTLDKPMFVDNQLINVTASVGLACAPLHGSDPTTLMKNAGLALHKAKANGKHQVQVFTEVLNAEASYKLFVENNLRRALTQNELEVFYQPKLCLRSGRLLGLEALLRWNHPERGMIRPDQFISVAEETGLIIPIGKWVVRQSCRMSQQLQEAGMGCLHVAINLSPKQFSDPDLVASIASILKEEGLPAHLLELELTEGLLLEASEDTHRQLDELKALGLTLAMDDFGTGYSSLSYLKKFPIDIIKIDRSFINEIPDNQDDMEITSAVVAMAHNLKLKVVAEGIETPEQLAFLRRHRCDVGQGYLFDRPIPGRELAEKLKRYPRGPMA from the coding sequence ATGAAAAGCCAACCCGATGCCGCCAGCCGTGTGGCGGCCGAGGTCGTCACGCAGCTCCCCGTGCCCTCGCGGCTCGGCATGCTGCGTTTCGAAAGGCTGAACGAAGCCAACTGGGCGATGCTCTACCTGGACCCGGCCTGCGACCGCCAGTTCGGCCTGCCCGCCTCCGAGCTGTGCGCACTCATCGATTCGCCCTACGCCAGCCTGATGGAACCCGAAGCACGCTATCGGCTGCACGATGAGATCCAGCTGCAACTGAGCAACCGTGGCTACTACCGCGTGCGCTATACCCTGCATACCCAGGCCCGTGCGCTGCGCCTGCTGGAAGCCGGCGAAGCGTTCAAGCAGCACAACCGCCAGCTGCTGCGCGGCTTCCTGACGGTGCTCGATGACGAAGACGACAGCGACCTCGACACCAACGACCTGGAATCGCGCAACAACCGCCTGCAACTGGCCCTGCAGATCAACCAGCGTGCCCAGCAGGAGCAACTTGAGCACCTGGAGCGCGTGCGCGCCCAGCAAGACCTCATCCTGCGCCTTGCCCGCCAGCGTTACAGCGCCGAAAATTCACTGCTCGAGGCCGCCCAGCTGATCACCCGCAGCGCCTGCGAAATCTACAAGGTCGACAGCGCCAGCATCTGGCACCTGGACGACCAGCGCCTGGAGCCGATCAGTGCCTGGCTGCGCAACGAGCAAGTGCACCGCCTGCCCGAGCCGATCGATGCCAGCCGCTTCCCCGACTACCTGGAAGCCCTGCACGCCAGCCGCGCCATCGACGCCCACAACGCCAACCACGACCCTCGGACCCGTGAGTTGGCCCAGAGCCTGTATGCCGACAACAACGCCATGCTCGACGCCAGCATTCGCGTCGATGGCCAGGTGGTCGGCGTGTTGTGCCTGGAGCAGACCGGCCAGCCGCGGGCCTGGCAGTCCGATGAAATCGCTTTTGCCGGTGAGCTGGCCGACCAGTTCGCCCAGGTCATCACCAACCACAACCGGCGCACCGCCGCCAGCGCCCTGCACCTGTTCCAGCGGGCCGTGGAACAGAGTGCCAGTGCCTTCCTGCTGGTCAACCGCGATGGCGTGGTGGAGTACGTCAACCCAAGCTTCACGGCGATCACCCAGTACAGCACCGAGGAGGTCCAGGGCCACCACCTGGCCGAGCTGCCAGCCCTGGAGAACCTCAGCGAGCTGCTGTTCGACTCGCCGTCGAGCCTGGCCATGGGCAACAGCTGGCAGGGTGAATTCAAGAGCCGACGCAAAAACCTCGAACCCTACTGGGGCCAGCTGTCGATCTCCAAGGTGTACGGCGACAACCGTGAGCTGACCCACTACATCGGCATCTACGAAGACGTCACCCAGACCAAGCTGGCCCAGCAGCGCATCGAGCGCCTGGCCTACACCGACAACCTGACCAACCTCGGCAATCGCCCGGCGTTCATCCGCAAGCTCGACGAGCGCTTCGCCCGCGACAGCGAGAACCCGATCTGCCTGCTGCTGGTGGACATCGACAACTTCAAGCGGATCAACGACAGCCTCGGCCACCAGACCGGCGACAAGCTGCTGATCAGCCTGGCCCGGCGCCTGCGCAACAGCCTGAGCGCCAACGGCGTGCTCGCCCGTTTCGCCAGCAACGAGTTCGCCGTGCTGCTCGACGACACCAGCCTGGAGGACGGCCAAGGTGTCGCCCTGCAGTTGCTTCGCACCCTCGACAAGCCGATGTTCGTCGACAACCAGCTGATCAACGTCACCGCCTCGGTAGGCCTGGCCTGCGCGCCGCTGCACGGCAGCGACCCGACCACCCTGATGAAGAACGCCGGCCTCGCCCTGCACAAGGCCAAGGCCAACGGCAAGCACCAGGTGCAGGTGTTCACCGAAGTGCTCAACGCCGAAGCGAGCTACAAGCTGTTCGTCGAGAACAACCTGCGCCGCGCCCTGACCCAGAACGAGCTGGAGGTGTTCTACCAGCCCAAGCTGTGCCTGCGCAGCGGCCGCCTGCTGGGCCTTGAGGCCTTGCTGCGCTGGAACCACCCCGAGCGCGGCATGATCCGCCCGGACCAGTTCATCAGCGTGGCCGAGGAAACCGGCCTGATTATCCCCATCGGCAAATGGGTGGTGCGCCAGTCGTGCCGCATGAGCCAGCAGCTGCAGGAAGCCGGCATGGGCTGCCTGCACGTGGCCATCAACCTGTCGCCCAAGCAGTTCTCCGACCCCGACCTGGTGGCCTCGATCGCCTCCATCCTCAAGGAAGAAGGCCTGCCAGCGCACTTGCTCGAGCTGGAGCTGACCGAAGGCCTGCTGCTGGAAGCCTCGGAAGACACCCATCGCCAGCTCGACGAGCTCAAGGCCCTGGGCCTGACCCTGGCCATGGATGACTTCGGCACCGGTTATTCGTCGTTGAGCTACCTGAAGAAGTTTCCGATCGACATCATCAAGATCGACCGCAGCTTCATCAACGAGATCCCCGACAACCAGGACGACATGGAAATCACCTCGGCGGTGGTGGCCATGGCCCACAACCTCAAGCTCAAGGTAGTGGCCGAGGGCATCGAGACACCAGAACAACTGGCGTTTCTGCGTAGGCACCGCTGCGACGTCGGTCAGGGCTACCTGTTCGACAGGCCGATCCCAGGCCGCGAGCTTGCAGAAAAACTCAAGCGCTATCCGCGCGGTCCAATGGCCTGA
- the aceF gene encoding dihydrolipoyllysine-residue acetyltransferase has product MSELIRVPDIGSGEGEIIELFVKVGDRIEADQSLLTLESDKASMEIPAPKAGVIKELKVKLGDRLKEGDELLVLEAEGAAAAAPEAPAAAAAPAQAAAPAPAAEAAPAPASAPAAASVQDIHVPDIGSSGKAKIIEVLVKVGDTVEADQSLITLESDKASMEIPSPAAGVVEEVLCKLEDEVGTGDLIFKLKVAGAGPAAAPAPAAAAPAPAAAPAAAAPAAAPAVAPAPVATAPAAGSNAKVHAGPAVRQLAREFGVDLGAVAATGPHGRILKEDVQVYVKAMMQKAKEAPAAAGATGGAGIPPIPAVDFSKFGEVEEVALTRLMQVGATNLHRSWLNVPHVTQFDSADITELEAFRVAQKAVAEKAGVKLTVLPLLLKACAFLLKELPDFNSSLAPSGKAIIRKKYVHIGFAVDTPDGLLVPVIKNVDQKSLLQLAAEAAALAEKARTKKLSADDMQGACFTISSLGHIGGTGFTPIVNAPEVAILGVSKATMQPVWDGKAFQPKLMLPLSLSYDHRVINGAAAARFTKRLGDVLGDIRTMLL; this is encoded by the coding sequence GTGAGCGAACTCATTCGCGTACCTGACATCGGCAGCGGTGAAGGTGAAATCATCGAGCTGTTCGTCAAGGTCGGTGATCGTATCGAGGCTGACCAGAGCCTGCTGACCCTGGAGTCCGACAAGGCCTCCATGGAAATCCCGGCGCCAAAGGCCGGTGTGATCAAGGAACTGAAGGTCAAGCTGGGCGACCGCCTGAAAGAAGGCGACGAGCTGCTGGTCCTGGAAGCCGAGGGCGCCGCTGCTGCGGCCCCTGAGGCTCCGGCTGCCGCAGCTGCTCCAGCCCAGGCAGCTGCGCCGGCTCCAGCCGCCGAAGCCGCCCCTGCTCCGGCCTCAGCCCCGGCTGCCGCCAGCGTGCAGGACATCCACGTGCCGGACATCGGTTCGTCGGGCAAGGCCAAGATCATCGAAGTCCTGGTCAAGGTCGGCGACACCGTCGAAGCCGACCAGTCGCTGATTACCCTGGAGTCCGACAAGGCCTCCATGGAAATCCCGTCGCCGGCTGCCGGCGTGGTCGAAGAAGTCCTGTGCAAGCTGGAAGACGAAGTCGGCACTGGCGACCTGATCTTCAAGCTCAAGGTTGCTGGCGCAGGGCCAGCTGCTGCCCCGGCTCCAGCCGCTGCTGCACCTGCCCCGGCTGCCGCGCCTGCCGCTGCCGCTCCAGCAGCTGCTCCGGCCGTAGCTCCAGCGCCGGTCGCTACCGCACCGGCTGCCGGCAGCAACGCCAAGGTTCACGCAGGCCCCGCAGTTCGCCAGCTGGCCCGTGAATTCGGTGTCGACCTGGGCGCAGTTGCCGCCACCGGTCCGCACGGTCGCATTCTGAAAGAAGACGTGCAGGTCTACGTCAAGGCGATGATGCAGAAGGCCAAGGAAGCTCCAGCCGCCGCTGGCGCAACCGGTGGCGCTGGCATCCCGCCGATCCCGGCCGTGGACTTCAGCAAGTTCGGTGAAGTAGAAGAAGTCGCCCTGACCCGCCTGATGCAGGTCGGTGCCACCAACCTGCATCGCAGCTGGCTGAACGTGCCGCACGTGACCCAGTTCGACTCCGCCGACATCACCGAGCTGGAAGCCTTCCGCGTTGCGCAGAAGGCCGTGGCCGAGAAGGCTGGCGTCAAGCTGACCGTGCTGCCACTGCTGCTCAAGGCCTGCGCCTTCCTGCTCAAGGAACTGCCGGACTTCAACAGCTCGCTGGCGCCAAGCGGCAAGGCCATCATCCGCAAGAAGTACGTGCACATCGGCTTCGCCGTGGACACCCCGGACGGCCTGTTGGTCCCTGTGATCAAGAACGTCGACCAGAAGAGCCTGCTGCAACTGGCTGCCGAAGCCGCTGCACTGGCCGAGAAGGCGCGCACCAAAAAGCTGTCGGCTGACGACATGCAAGGTGCCTGCTTCACCATCTCCAGCCTCGGCCACATTGGCGGCACCGGCTTCACGCCGATCGTCAACGCGCCGGAAGTGGCGATCCTGGGCGTCTCCAAGGCGACCATGCAGCCAGTCTGGGATGGCAAGGCCTTCCAGCCGAAGCTGATGCTGCCGCTGTCGCTGTCCTACGATCACCGTGTGATCAACGGCGCTGCCGCCGCGCGCTTCACCAAGCGCCTGGGCGACGTGCTGGGCGATATCCGCACCATGCTGCTGTAA
- the msrA gene encoding peptide-methionine (S)-S-oxide reductase MsrA, which yields MVLRSEILVNKNVMPTAEQALPGREAPMSLPEFHYVFEGTPLLGPFFEGAIDFAIFGLGCFWGAERRFWQREGVVSTVVGYAGGFTPNPTYEEVCSGLTGHTEVVLVVFDKDKVSYRELLAMFWELHNPTQGMRQGNDVGTQYRSAIYCTSPEQLEQAKASRDAFQAELSKAGFGEITTEIDQAPTVYFAEAYHQQYLAKNPDGYCGIGGTGVCLPPSLQGN from the coding sequence ATGGTCCTGCGTTCGGAAATCCTGGTGAACAAAAACGTCATGCCTACTGCGGAGCAGGCCCTGCCTGGCCGCGAAGCGCCAATGTCCCTGCCCGAATTCCACTACGTGTTCGAAGGCACGCCACTGCTTGGCCCGTTCTTCGAAGGCGCCATCGACTTCGCCATCTTCGGCCTGGGCTGTTTCTGGGGCGCCGAGCGCCGCTTCTGGCAGCGTGAAGGCGTGGTGAGCACCGTTGTCGGCTACGCCGGTGGCTTCACCCCGAACCCGACCTACGAAGAAGTCTGCTCGGGCCTGACCGGCCACACCGAAGTAGTGCTGGTGGTGTTCGACAAGGACAAGGTCAGCTACCGCGAACTGCTGGCGATGTTCTGGGAACTGCACAACCCGACCCAGGGCATGCGCCAGGGCAACGACGTCGGCACCCAGTACCGTTCGGCCATCTACTGCACCAGCCCTGAGCAGCTGGAGCAGGCCAAGGCCAGCCGCGACGCCTTCCAGGCCGAACTGAGCAAGGCCGGCTTCGGCGAGATCACCACCGAGATCGACCAGGCGCCGACCGTGTACTTCGCCGAGGCCTACCACCAGCAGTACCTGGCCAAGAACCCGGACGGCTACTGCGGCATAGGCGGCACTGGCGTGTGCCTGCCACCGAGCCTGCAGGGCAACTGA